Proteins co-encoded in one Yersinia enterocolitica genomic window:
- a CDS encoding DDE domain-containing protein: MSLIRKAFRRLHYPTDVIAQCVRWYLAYALSLRNLEEMMAERGILVDHSTLHRWVIRLVPLLDKVFRRHKHTVGRRWRMDETYIKIKGQWKYLYRAVDTAGHTIDFLLTAKRDSAAALRFFRKAIRHHGEPEVVTIDKSGANTAALATLNADKPDEEAITVRQSKYLNNLIEQDHRNIKRRSRPMLGFKSFRRAQTILAGIELSNMIRKGQYQHPQSEGLSLAEQFYLLAA; this comes from the coding sequence ATGTCTCTCATCCGAAAAGCCTTCCGTCGCCTGCATTACCCCACTGATGTTATCGCTCAGTGTGTTCGCTGGTATCTCGCTTATGCCCTGAGCCTGCGTAACCTCGAAGAGATGATGGCAGAGCGCGGTATTCTTGTTGACCACTCCACTCTGCATCGTTGGGTTATCCGCTTGGTACCGTTGTTAGATAAGGTTTTTCGCCGACACAAGCACACAGTAGGTCGGCGGTGGCGCATGGATGAAACCTACATCAAAATCAAAGGCCAGTGGAAGTATCTGTATCGGGCGGTCGATACAGCAGGTCACACCATCGACTTTTTGCTGACCGCCAAACGGGACTCTGCAGCCGCATTACGCTTCTTTCGCAAGGCTATTCGCCATCACGGCGAACCCGAGGTTGTCACTATCGATAAAAGTGGGGCTAACACCGCAGCTTTGGCCACGCTCAACGCCGACAAACCCGATGAGGAAGCGATTACCGTCAGGCAAAGTAAGTACCTGAACAACCTGATTGAGCAAGATCACCGAAATATCAAACGTCGGAGTCGACCGATGCTGGGATTCAAATCGTTTCGGCGGGCACAAACGATCCTGGCCGGCATCGAACTGAGCAACATGATACGAAAAGGGCAATATCAACATCCGCAAAGTGAGGGATTGTCACTCGCGGAACAATTCTATTTGCTGGCTGCCTAA
- a CDS encoding type III secretion apparatus protein OrgA/MxiK — MAGSLNEILYDPLSYLHSQRLKLNFSLISTPLCRSIVNDMIFDIFHLTVPNIQVNTQSRFWIHHWYNIPQIAYLIGCHASREELMWRGRILNIPLWAKDYLKIASSYAPKFSSPPGEPFTHSLILNAGYSGLISYIEGLPEPLRQRIPLLFPDCIDGVNSQFTVNPFILRVISHYVEKNKVTLSCEVC, encoded by the coding sequence ATGGCAGGAAGTCTGAATGAAATCCTCTATGATCCACTTTCATATCTGCATTCACAGAGGTTGAAATTAAATTTCTCATTAATTTCAACACCTCTTTGCCGCTCTATTGTTAATGATATGATTTTTGATATTTTTCATCTTACTGTGCCTAATATTCAAGTTAACACTCAGAGTAGATTCTGGATACACCATTGGTATAATATTCCTCAGATAGCCTATCTAATTGGCTGTCATGCAAGCCGTGAGGAACTCATGTGGCGGGGGCGAATATTAAATATCCCACTATGGGCAAAGGATTATTTGAAAATCGCATCATCATACGCGCCTAAATTTTCATCACCACCAGGCGAACCTTTTACGCACTCCCTTATTCTGAACGCCGGCTATTCTGGCCTGATATCCTATATTGAAGGATTGCCAGAGCCTCTCAGACAGCGGATCCCATTATTATTTCCAGATTGTATTGATGGCGTAAACTCACAATTTACGGTTAATCCATTTATTCTAAGGGTGATTTCCCATTATGTTGAAAAAAATAAAGTTACATTATCCTGTGAAGTCTGTTGA
- a CDS encoding DNA-binding response regulator encodes MRKLKIIVADQHPLMVKGILEFIQCYPELYIEAYGYTDLSQAVTQCNVQNADIFILGDFSNFLGGPELVHWVNSKKVTGYIISYIENISTMDIDSFISAGAKGGVSKSSHPATLNRAIDAVSNNFLYFDNPLIEYKKLGKRYVSQQQLTAREKQVLQLIADGMTNKEMARQLIISNKTIESHRLNLMKKLNVHNGIELLKAALRMGVCTI; translated from the coding sequence ATGAGAAAGTTAAAAATAATTGTGGCGGATCAACATCCGTTAATGGTAAAAGGTATCCTTGAGTTTATACAATGCTACCCTGAATTATATATTGAAGCCTACGGTTACACTGACCTGTCACAAGCCGTGACACAGTGCAATGTACAAAATGCCGATATCTTTATTCTTGGTGATTTTTCTAATTTTCTTGGTGGTCCAGAACTCGTGCATTGGGTAAATTCCAAAAAAGTAACAGGGTACATCATTTCATATATTGAAAATATATCTACCATGGATATTGATTCATTCATTTCAGCAGGCGCGAAGGGGGGGGTTTCGAAAAGCAGTCATCCAGCCACTCTTAATCGAGCTATAGATGCAGTAAGTAATAATTTTCTCTACTTTGATAATCCACTTATTGAATACAAGAAATTGGGAAAAAGGTATGTGTCACAGCAACAACTTACTGCCAGAGAAAAGCAAGTCCTGCAACTTATCGCAGATGGTATGACAAACAAAGAAATGGCCAGACAATTAATAATCAGTAACAAAACTATTGAAAGTCACAGACTCAATCTTATGAAAAAATTGAATGTACATAATGGAATAGAGTTGCTAAAAGCAGCCCTACGGATGGGGGTCTGTACTATTTAA
- a CDS encoding transcriptional regulator HilA encodes MPTFGEKNAFRQYIFDDFVLRSDGVLLHHNREIHIPPKELEVFILLLEAGGKIVTKEQIFEKVWTQNIASDESLTRCIYALRKLLRGGKQCGYIGTVYGKGYRFKAQVAVVQSLRDQAKSSTTIAIFPFKMAPLMDDSLLHHGLIQGLSKYACFGLDILPAAATQECNDFYAITNLMNQMQPEYYFTGKVVSHGSGWKLFIELVHAKDHKLVEHQSLEFDPTMHVSLLLTKMVSMLIEKIPNFQLKNGELHHMSSLDTAVSCLSGRREMYHFTPVSLQAALTIFEECVSTQPQHALPYCCLAECYISLAQLGLYDQQLSIDTAMKAIDKAIEIDPGNSQALAILGLLSGLKGESSVASVLFKQAHLLMPDSPDVYYYHSLFYFLTGNTKKALEYIKHCIDLDPNRIGARILMLWITYYSSTIDDAITLAHQLMVQNTVSHPVLQGMMALFMALKGERDKAEVYLSKIRPEQNLGYLAVNNIYTQYILYGSEVKSEIVSFLQQADLNKMRGSLLPLVLIVYGRVELENYWQQLRLENNVWSNIWSQDPRLSGFQALIDEHNKQEEAA; translated from the coding sequence ATGCCGACTTTTGGTGAAAAAAATGCATTTCGACAGTATATCTTTGACGATTTCGTTCTGCGGAGTGATGGCGTTCTGTTGCACCATAATAGAGAAATCCATATTCCGCCAAAAGAACTTGAAGTATTTATACTGTTGCTAGAGGCAGGAGGTAAGATTGTCACTAAAGAGCAAATATTTGAGAAGGTATGGACCCAAAATATTGCCAGTGATGAATCATTAACACGTTGCATCTATGCACTGAGGAAACTCCTGCGCGGAGGGAAGCAATGTGGTTATATTGGAACGGTTTATGGCAAAGGCTATCGCTTTAAAGCTCAGGTAGCCGTAGTGCAGTCCCTACGTGATCAGGCAAAGTCATCTACCACCATAGCCATTTTCCCTTTTAAAATGGCTCCATTAATGGATGACAGTTTATTACACCATGGCTTGATTCAGGGATTATCCAAGTACGCATGTTTTGGTCTTGATATATTGCCAGCGGCAGCCACACAAGAATGCAATGATTTTTATGCGATTACTAACCTTATGAATCAGATGCAGCCTGAATATTATTTCACTGGGAAAGTGGTTTCACACGGAAGTGGCTGGAAGCTGTTCATTGAATTAGTCCACGCCAAAGATCATAAGCTGGTAGAGCATCAAAGCTTGGAATTTGACCCTACCATGCATGTCTCTCTTTTGCTGACTAAAATGGTGAGCATGTTGATTGAAAAGATACCTAATTTTCAATTAAAAAATGGAGAATTGCATCATATGAGTTCTCTTGACACGGCAGTTTCCTGTTTGAGTGGTCGTCGTGAAATGTATCATTTCACGCCAGTGAGCCTTCAGGCGGCGCTTACTATCTTTGAGGAGTGCGTTAGTACACAGCCGCAACATGCTTTGCCCTATTGCTGTTTAGCTGAGTGTTATATCTCGCTTGCACAACTTGGTTTGTACGATCAACAACTGTCCATCGATACCGCGATGAAGGCGATAGATAAAGCAATTGAGATTGACCCGGGTAATTCTCAGGCTCTGGCCATCTTAGGGCTGTTAAGTGGTCTGAAAGGAGAAAGTTCAGTGGCAAGTGTGTTATTTAAACAGGCACATTTATTAATGCCGGACTCTCCGGACGTATACTACTACCATTCATTGTTTTATTTTTTAACGGGTAATACCAAGAAGGCATTGGAATACATAAAGCACTGTATTGATCTCGATCCAAATCGGATTGGTGCAAGAATACTTATGTTATGGATCACATATTATTCATCGACTATTGATGATGCTATTACACTTGCGCACCAATTGATGGTGCAGAACACAGTCAGCCATCCAGTATTACAAGGGATGATGGCTTTATTTATGGCCCTTAAAGGTGAGCGTGATAAGGCAGAGGTTTATTTAAGCAAAATCAGACCAGAACAAAATCTGGGTTATCTTGCCGTCAATAATATTTATACACAGTATATTTTATACGGTAGCGAAGTGAAGTCAGAAATCGTCAGTTTCCTGCAGCAAGCAGACCTCAATAAAATGAGGGGAAGTTTGCTACCACTGGTATTGATAGTGTATGGGAGAGTAGAACTGGAAAATTACTGGCAACAACTTCGTCTTGAGAATAACGTTTGGTCTAACATTTGGAGCCAGGACCCAAGGCTTTCAGGTTTCCAGGCACTGATTGATGAACACAATAAACAGGAAGAGGCCGCATAA
- a CDS encoding type III secretion system protein PrgJ (may be involved in capping the needle substructure): protein MTPVNSIQSVQKIIESYQNASERDNSVVSLEDRIIQSFADKAVQTENTKNITQQQITNSSPEKLIELQEVVANYNIEVSLISTIARKSVGAVETLLRS from the coding sequence ATGACACCGGTAAACTCAATTCAGTCTGTACAGAAAATTATTGAAAGTTATCAGAATGCCTCAGAACGGGATAATTCAGTCGTTTCGTTAGAAGACCGGATAATTCAGTCTTTTGCGGATAAAGCTGTACAGACTGAAAACACTAAAAATATTACGCAACAGCAAATTACCAACTCATCACCCGAAAAATTAATTGAGTTGCAGGAAGTCGTTGCTAATTACAATATTGAAGTTTCACTCATTAGCACCATTGCCAGAAAATCGGTTGGTGCTGTAGAAACATTACTACGTTCATGA
- a CDS encoding EscJ/YscJ/HrcJ family type III secretion inner membrane ring protein, with protein sequence MKYFWYLLIILLLSGCKQQDLLHNLDQQQANEVLAVLQRHNIYAEKNDLGKSGYTVTVEKKDFPAAVDWLKIYHLPARPDIEVSQMFPADSLVSSPRAEKARLYSAIEQRLEQSLRTMEGILSARVHVSYDIESGESGRPLQPVHLSVLAVYDRGINPEHKVNDIKRFLVNSFSNMEYDHISVVLSKRSEIQQQTPSAQVQKNNIGTDKVVIIIFLAVLSIGLIVFWFILRRSKLFTDFKQYLITKKEG encoded by the coding sequence ATGAAATATTTTTGGTATTTGTTAATAATCCTGCTGCTAAGCGGTTGTAAGCAGCAGGATTTACTCCATAATCTTGATCAGCAACAAGCTAATGAAGTGCTGGCTGTGCTTCAAAGGCATAACATATATGCTGAGAAGAATGATCTTGGTAAATCAGGCTATACAGTGACAGTTGAGAAAAAAGATTTTCCAGCTGCTGTTGATTGGCTTAAAATTTATCACCTACCAGCTCGTCCAGATATTGAAGTGTCTCAAATGTTTCCTGCTGACTCCCTTGTATCCTCTCCTAGGGCAGAAAAGGCGAGGCTGTATTCAGCAATAGAACAAAGACTGGAACAGTCATTACGAACCATGGAAGGGATCTTGTCCGCCAGAGTACATGTTAGCTATGATATTGAGTCTGGTGAAAGTGGCAGGCCCCTTCAACCTGTTCACCTCTCTGTTCTGGCCGTCTATGATAGAGGTATTAATCCGGAACATAAAGTTAATGATATCAAGCGCTTTTTAGTGAATAGTTTTTCCAATATGGAATATGACCATATATCGGTTGTTTTGTCCAAGCGTAGTGAAATACAGCAGCAGACGCCAAGTGCACAAGTTCAAAAAAATAACATAGGTACGGATAAAGTAGTTATTATTATTTTTTTGGCAGTTTTATCAATTGGTTTAATAGTTTTCTGGTTCATACTCAGACGTAGCAAATTATTTACTGATTTTAAGCAATATCTAATCACTAAAAAAGAGGGTTAA
- a CDS encoding PrgH/EprH family type III secretion apparatus protein, translating to MDTKDNTTSVVSKKVLRVLNGLLNGCEFVIDSERLLVVVGADSGPNPLEPFTELPDDTLFIPQNEDGINFEIIFSLNDEHAVQLRELRGEESTLRNISLNCRVQVGDVIFALCQQGDIWESDVLRYPIQNPISDTTKTFEEKKHNVFISIMVVAVLLMVSFAFYWFYDNIDNHIRRLNKVLVNNNNELRLTQGSDKIMYVFAEDQRKAIWVNQAIERGDHTSAVKVIYPEKETERIYVWLNDHMPKLKYFRLQLDNALIPRLLVSQQRSQLAVGQIAEIRTQLMRLMPYAKNVEVVEINDNDLINQAEEELGTIGLKFKRNKANDYISYSVGGELNDSELIRLQSFVDNFYHQWGTEFIRFNIALEDNYLKDKSFSYGDYNYVKSGPGQWLFKN from the coding sequence ATGGACACTAAAGACAATACAACATCTGTTGTGTCAAAAAAGGTTTTAAGGGTGCTCAATGGGTTACTTAATGGGTGTGAGTTTGTCATCGATTCGGAACGCCTCCTGGTGGTAGTTGGAGCCGATTCGGGCCCTAACCCATTAGAACCTTTCACCGAGTTGCCTGATGATACACTCTTCATACCCCAAAATGAAGACGGTATAAATTTTGAAATCATCTTCAGTCTGAATGATGAGCACGCAGTGCAACTGCGGGAGCTTAGGGGAGAAGAGTCAACACTACGTAATATATCCCTTAACTGTCGGGTACAGGTTGGTGATGTCATTTTTGCTCTGTGTCAACAAGGTGATATATGGGAATCTGATGTATTACGGTACCCGATTCAAAATCCAATAAGTGATACTACAAAGACTTTTGAAGAAAAAAAACATAACGTTTTTATTAGTATTATGGTTGTAGCTGTTCTTCTGATGGTGTCATTCGCATTTTATTGGTTCTATGACAATATCGATAACCATATAAGACGACTAAACAAAGTGTTGGTGAATAATAATAATGAACTCCGGCTGACACAAGGCAGTGATAAGATTATGTATGTCTTTGCTGAGGACCAGCGTAAAGCAATATGGGTAAATCAGGCTATTGAGCGTGGTGATCATACAAGCGCAGTTAAGGTTATTTACCCGGAAAAAGAGACTGAGCGTATCTATGTATGGCTGAATGATCACATGCCTAAGCTCAAATATTTTCGTTTACAACTCGATAATGCATTAATCCCAAGACTATTGGTCAGCCAACAGCGCTCGCAATTAGCCGTAGGACAAATAGCTGAAATTCGCACTCAACTCATGAGGCTTATGCCCTACGCAAAAAATGTAGAGGTTGTTGAAATTAATGATAATGATTTGATTAATCAGGCTGAGGAAGAGTTGGGTACAATAGGTCTAAAGTTCAAACGTAACAAAGCAAATGACTATATAAGTTATTCAGTAGGAGGGGAGTTAAATGACAGTGAGTTAATCAGACTACAAAGTTTTGTCGATAATTTTTACCATCAGTGGGGGACGGAGTTTATTCGGTTTAACATTGCATTAGAGGATAATTATCTTAAAGACAAATCATTTAGCTATGGTGATTATAATTACGTTAAATCAGGGCCGGGACAGTGGCTTTTTAAAAATTAA
- a CDS encoding lytic transglycosylase, which produces MSFTFIVKKTLSFSLILFITLVTSKTALANKLCFTEAGSYFSIDPLLLRSIGIVESNLNTKAIGVNRNSEGKVVSRDYGIMQVNQMHIPSLISKGVIQNEKELLEDPCLNIKVGSSILSEHFQKCGMNWHCLGTYNAGFAKDNQQKRLIYAKKIHVIYDQLNKLEAIRNNPPSGT; this is translated from the coding sequence ATGTCTTTTACTTTTATTGTAAAAAAAACACTGTCATTTTCATTAATTCTTTTTATCACACTTGTCACGTCTAAAACAGCGTTGGCAAACAAGCTATGCTTCACTGAAGCCGGTTCTTATTTTAGTATTGACCCCCTATTACTGAGATCTATAGGGATTGTTGAAAGTAATCTGAATACCAAGGCTATTGGTGTCAACCGAAATTCGGAAGGTAAAGTAGTCAGTCGCGATTATGGGATCATGCAGGTGAACCAAATGCATATTCCATCACTCATCAGTAAAGGGGTCATTCAAAACGAAAAGGAACTTCTGGAAGATCCCTGTTTAAACATAAAAGTAGGTTCATCGATTTTAAGTGAACATTTCCAAAAATGTGGCATGAACTGGCATTGTCTTGGTACCTATAATGCTGGGTTTGCCAAAGACAATCAGCAAAAAAGACTGATTTATGCCAAGAAAATACATGTCATTTATGACCAATTAAACAAGTTAGAAGCGATCCGCAATAATCCCCCATCCGGAACATAG
- a CDS encoding type III secretion system needle complex protein (with InvG, PrgH, and Prg K makes up the membrane spanning needle complex) — MSYIGYIDNVKEKFDAGVLDLSTQVDKALDDLSKNPSDPALLAAYQSKLSEYTLYRNAQSNIVKAYKDLDSSIVQNFR; from the coding sequence ATGAGTTATATTGGATATATTGATAATGTTAAGGAAAAATTTGATGCGGGTGTTCTGGATCTGAGCACTCAAGTCGATAAAGCGCTTGATGATTTATCAAAAAACCCATCAGACCCAGCGCTTTTGGCTGCATATCAAAGTAAACTTTCGGAATATACTTTGTATCGTAATGCTCAGTCAAATATTGTCAAAGCATACAAAGATTTGGATTCATCAATTGTCCAGAACTTCCGTTAA
- a CDS encoding putative addiction module antidote protein, with amino-acid sequence MKLKEYDIAEHLNSEEEMQLYLNEILEDGDPALVLSALGDIARARNMSQLSREVGMSREGLYHALSGEGNPTFSSMLKITKALGLKLHFTGA; translated from the coding sequence ATGAAACTGAAAGAATACGATATTGCAGAACACTTAAACAGTGAAGAAGAGATGCAATTGTATCTTAATGAAATTTTAGAAGATGGTGATCCGGCGCTGGTACTCTCTGCGCTGGGTGATATTGCCAGAGCCAGAAATATGAGCCAGTTATCAAGGGAAGTAGGGATGTCAAGAGAGGGGCTTTATCATGCCTTGTCAGGAGAAGGAAATCCCACATTCAGCTCCATGCTTAAAATCACAAAAGCGTTAGGTTTAAAACTACACTTCACAGGCGCATAA
- a CDS encoding IS66 family transposase, with translation MKTLPDTLPNSPNELQQILQEREAFWQAQVAQWQAQAAQWQEKSSLWQAQYQSMVEQWLLARYKLYAASSEDYPGQGALFNEAEQTDDLATQTPPHAEEEDNAQADPVTPERKSRRPRLPPGLPREEVLHDLPDEEKTCACCGHALHRMGEECSEQLEFIPASIKVMRHVRPKYSCRQCEQQGTEVNILIVPVPATLLPRSIATPSLLAQIINSKFQFSLPLYRQEQWFAQLGIELSRQTMSSWMLKCAERLAPLVELLHQHLLEREVIWSDDTTLKVVEVKKDKCYMWVYGCGGDSPEPGLPPAIVLYDYQDGHGAAGPVGFLNGYEGYLQADGYAGYTNTDATVVGCMAHARRKFMEAKVAQPKGKVGRADWALTHIQKLYRLERELKGQPADVIAARRQQEAIPLLDEFKGWLDKTRPQVPEKHLLGTAVVYSLNQWSKLVRYVEHGQLSIDNNRAERAIKPFVIGRKNWMLSNTRSGARSSAILYSLVETAKANGLVPFDYLMQVFTKLPTLTADGDLESLLPWNITLP, from the coding sequence ATGAAAACACTGCCCGATACCCTGCCAAACTCGCCTAATGAACTCCAGCAAATACTGCAGGAGCGGGAAGCTTTTTGGCAGGCGCAGGTAGCCCAGTGGCAAGCACAAGCAGCCCAATGGCAGGAAAAATCGAGCCTGTGGCAAGCGCAATACCAAAGCATGGTCGAACAGTGGCTGCTGGCCCGTTACAAACTCTATGCGGCCAGTAGCGAAGACTACCCAGGTCAGGGAGCGTTGTTTAACGAAGCTGAGCAGACCGATGACCTTGCCACCCAGACGCCACCTCACGCCGAGGAAGAAGATAACGCTCAGGCTGACCCCGTCACACCCGAACGCAAAAGCCGTCGTCCACGGTTACCGCCTGGCCTTCCCCGGGAGGAGGTGCTTCACGACCTGCCAGACGAAGAAAAGACCTGTGCCTGCTGTGGTCATGCCCTGCATCGCATGGGCGAGGAATGCAGCGAGCAACTGGAGTTTATCCCGGCCAGCATCAAGGTCATGCGCCATGTTCGCCCTAAATACAGTTGCCGCCAATGTGAGCAGCAGGGGACCGAGGTCAACATCCTGATTGTGCCTGTACCTGCAACCTTATTACCCCGCAGCATCGCCACGCCCAGCCTGCTGGCCCAGATAATCAACAGCAAGTTCCAGTTCAGCCTGCCGCTCTATCGCCAGGAGCAATGGTTCGCCCAGTTGGGTATCGAGCTGAGCCGCCAGACCATGAGCAGTTGGATGTTGAAATGTGCAGAACGGCTGGCCCCGCTGGTTGAGTTGCTTCATCAACATTTACTTGAGCGTGAGGTAATCTGGAGCGATGACACCACGCTCAAGGTGGTGGAGGTGAAAAAGGATAAATGTTACATGTGGGTCTACGGCTGCGGCGGTGATAGCCCGGAGCCCGGTCTGCCGCCCGCTATCGTACTGTATGACTATCAGGATGGTCACGGCGCTGCCGGCCCTGTCGGGTTCCTCAACGGATATGAAGGTTACCTGCAGGCCGATGGTTATGCCGGTTACACGAATACCGACGCGACAGTTGTCGGTTGCATGGCGCATGCGCGCCGCAAGTTCATGGAGGCGAAAGTGGCCCAGCCGAAAGGAAAAGTTGGCCGTGCTGACTGGGCGCTGACGCATATCCAGAAACTTTACCGCCTTGAGCGAGAGCTGAAGGGGCAGCCGGCCGATGTCATTGCGGCCCGCCGCCAGCAGGAGGCCATCCCACTGCTGGACGAGTTCAAAGGCTGGCTGGATAAAACAAGGCCGCAGGTTCCGGAGAAACACTTGTTGGGCACGGCCGTGGTCTACAGTCTGAATCAATGGTCAAAGCTGGTGCGTTATGTGGAGCACGGGCAGTTGAGCATAGACAACAACAGGGCTGAGCGGGCCATCAAGCCGTTTGTCATTGGGAGAAAAAATTGGATGCTGTCGAATACGCGCAGCGGTGCGCGGTCGAGCGCCATCCTTTATAGCCTGGTTGAAACGGCGAAAGCCAATGGTCTTGTGCCCTTTGACTACCTGATGCAGGTGTTTACCAAACTGCCCACCCTCACCGCCGACGGTGATCTCGAGTCCCTCCTTCCCTGGAACATCACCCTACCTTAA